A window from Iamia sp. SCSIO 61187 encodes these proteins:
- a CDS encoding helix-turn-helix domain-containing protein — protein MDAEDEAEWAELAEDEWLTGTAVCRVLGIGPHTLDELVSSGLLRAYRPHKHRRYRRSHVLAYLRSREVRPGDPLDPPTEE, from the coding sequence ATGGACGCAGAGGACGAGGCCGAGTGGGCTGAGCTGGCCGAGGACGAGTGGCTGACAGGGACGGCTGTGTGCCGTGTCCTGGGCATCGGCCCGCACACCCTCGACGAGCTGGTCTCCAGCGGGCTGCTGCGCGCCTACCGACCCCACAAGCACCGGCGCTACCGGCGGAGCCACGTCCTCGCCTACCTCCGCTCCCGGGAGGTCCGCCCCGGCGACCCGCTCGACCCTCCCACGGAGGAGTAG
- a CDS encoding type IV secretory system conjugative DNA transfer family protein produces the protein MGLQPTGARATSPLTLETVLLGLIATAGLVIGSGLVGVHLTVLATEGHLARAPWTDLAGGLAAIPSNAGDPAAAFPAGTGIPGPVAFWALFVAAVGVELAAAGALVGMVTRAARRRRLSLPGRSDLAPLGAKALEKRAGRLRPGLNGRHAAGSVGIRLGRAIEARGAEVWASAEDTIVVYGPPRSGKTMYVVIPAVLAWPGPALVTGTRPDVLVHTLRQRAAAGPTAVFDPLGAWTGDPAWRLRWSPVVGCEAPDLAWRRARVFVAAAGTGKGVENATYWTTAASSVLRSLLHAAALAGATTARVRLWAADPLDDEPVHILRSDGPSGWAAELHAMATADPRTVSNVYAGVRQAIDVLGLPQVAELCEVDRAASWDPDQLLDGLGAVYMLGTPSEQDMVAPLVAALADAVVHAAERRAAAAPGGRLDPPLLLALDEVANIAPLPGLPQLLATGGGSGLATMAVLQSPSQARARWGRDGASTMRDAARIRMVLGGLAAGDDLEELSRSWGERDDPIRSSSIDAKGHHSVSDATRRMRVAPVEKLRSLPPGVAMVAAGAHPPTEVRMTPWWELPAAAAVEADKTWAEAGARP, from the coding sequence GTGGGGCTCCAGCCCACCGGCGCCCGGGCGACGAGCCCCCTCACGCTCGAGACGGTGCTGCTCGGGCTGATCGCCACCGCGGGGCTGGTGATCGGGTCGGGCCTGGTCGGAGTCCACCTCACCGTGCTGGCCACCGAGGGCCACCTGGCCCGGGCCCCGTGGACCGACCTGGCCGGCGGGTTGGCCGCCATCCCGAGCAACGCCGGCGACCCGGCGGCCGCCTTCCCGGCCGGGACCGGCATCCCCGGGCCGGTGGCGTTCTGGGCGTTGTTCGTGGCCGCCGTCGGCGTGGAGCTGGCCGCCGCCGGCGCCCTCGTCGGGATGGTCACCCGGGCCGCCCGCCGCCGGCGGCTGTCTCTGCCCGGCCGGTCGGACCTGGCCCCCCTGGGGGCCAAGGCGCTCGAGAAGCGAGCCGGCCGGCTCCGCCCCGGGCTGAACGGCCGCCACGCCGCCGGATCGGTGGGGATCCGGCTCGGACGGGCGATCGAGGCCCGAGGCGCCGAGGTGTGGGCCTCGGCCGAGGACACGATCGTCGTCTACGGCCCGCCCCGCTCCGGCAAGACGATGTACGTCGTGATCCCCGCCGTCCTCGCCTGGCCCGGGCCGGCCCTGGTCACCGGGACCCGCCCCGACGTGCTGGTCCACACCCTCCGCCAGCGGGCGGCCGCCGGTCCGACGGCCGTGTTCGACCCCCTCGGTGCCTGGACCGGCGACCCCGCCTGGCGGCTGCGCTGGTCACCGGTCGTCGGGTGCGAGGCGCCCGACCTGGCCTGGCGGCGCGCTCGCGTCTTCGTGGCCGCCGCCGGGACCGGCAAGGGCGTCGAGAACGCCACCTACTGGACGACCGCCGCCAGCTCGGTGCTGCGGTCGCTGCTCCACGCCGCCGCCCTGGCGGGCGCCACGACCGCCCGGGTCCGGCTCTGGGCCGCCGATCCCCTCGACGACGAGCCGGTCCACATCTTGCGCAGCGACGGCCCGTCGGGGTGGGCGGCCGAGCTGCACGCCATGGCCACCGCGGACCCCCGGACGGTCTCGAACGTCTACGCCGGCGTCCGCCAGGCCATCGACGTCCTCGGCCTCCCGCAGGTGGCCGAGCTGTGCGAGGTCGACCGTGCGGCTTCGTGGGACCCCGATCAGCTCCTCGACGGCCTCGGCGCCGTCTACATGCTGGGCACACCGTCCGAACAGGACATGGTGGCCCCGCTGGTGGCCGCCCTGGCCGACGCCGTAGTCCACGCGGCGGAGCGGCGGGCCGCCGCCGCCCCCGGCGGCCGCCTCGACCCCCCACTGCTGCTGGCCCTCGACGAGGTCGCCAACATCGCCCCGTTGCCGGGGCTGCCCCAGCTGCTGGCCACCGGCGGCGGCTCCGGGCTGGCCACCATGGCTGTCTTGCAGTCGCCATCGCAGGCCCGGGCCCGGTGGGGACGAGACGGGGCGTCGACGATGCGCGACGCCGCCCGGATCCGCATGGTCCTCGGCGGGCTCGCCGCCGGCGACGACCTCGAGGAACTGTCCCGCTCCTGGGGTGAGCGCGACGACCCGATCCGCTCCTCGAGCATCGACGCCAAGGGCCACCACTCCGTCTCCGACGCCACCCGCCGCATGCGGGTCGCCCCGGTCGAGAAGCTCCGCTCGCTCCCACCAGGGGTGGCCATGGTGGCCGCCGGCGCCCACCCGCCCACCGAGGTCCGCATGACCCCGTGGTGGGAGCTTCCCGCCGCCGCTGCGGTCGAGGCCGACAAGACCTGGGCCGAGGCCGGAGCCCGCCCATGA
- a CDS encoding ATP-binding protein, which yields MASRQAHRATTRHVASAYPAQAQPGWGARGVRIGLDVESDAAVTWDPWELYNAGIISGPHAVVVGMIGSGKSSLAKTIVARETVFRRRALIIDPKGEWGPVVDAVGGRVLRIRPPGAPGEGPPSRLNPLDPALPVGDQAALLEAIAAVVTGGLTPEEATALELAHKTALARVEAARHQAAAGEAVAPATLSDVVTAMLHPDDAAAQETAGASADELVAMSRRAALALRRLCVGPLGAMLDGPSTVAMTGDWPVLSVDLHEVVAVSDELVAIVMLIVAAWLQQIWTRADGTKWLVVLDECWRMLGHLALARWLRASAKVARQYQTAFIYVLHRYSDLAAAGEAGSEQVRVAEGLLADAETRVIYRQPDGETANLRQLAGLTSEEIRWVGGLPQGVALWRVGRRSAVVRHELTAWEAPLVDTDTGLAGLYQEAHT from the coding sequence ATGGCGAGCCGTCAGGCCCACCGGGCCACCACCCGCCACGTCGCCTCTGCGTACCCGGCCCAGGCCCAGCCCGGGTGGGGGGCTCGGGGTGTGCGCATCGGCCTCGACGTCGAGTCCGATGCCGCGGTCACGTGGGATCCCTGGGAGCTCTACAACGCGGGCATCATTTCGGGCCCCCACGCCGTCGTCGTCGGGATGATCGGTTCGGGCAAGTCCAGCCTGGCCAAGACGATCGTGGCCCGCGAGACGGTGTTCCGCCGCCGGGCGCTGATCATCGACCCGAAGGGGGAGTGGGGGCCGGTCGTCGACGCCGTCGGCGGCCGGGTGCTGCGGATCCGCCCCCCGGGGGCTCCCGGGGAGGGGCCGCCGTCGCGGCTGAACCCGCTCGACCCGGCCCTGCCGGTCGGGGACCAGGCCGCCCTCCTCGAGGCCATCGCCGCGGTCGTCACCGGTGGTCTGACCCCGGAAGAGGCAACCGCCCTCGAGCTGGCCCACAAGACGGCCCTGGCCCGGGTCGAGGCCGCCCGCCACCAGGCGGCGGCCGGTGAGGCGGTTGCCCCGGCGACCCTCTCCGATGTGGTGACGGCCATGCTCCACCCCGACGACGCCGCCGCCCAGGAGACCGCAGGGGCCTCGGCCGACGAGCTGGTGGCCATGTCCCGCCGGGCCGCCCTGGCGCTGCGGCGGCTCTGCGTCGGCCCGCTGGGGGCGATGCTCGACGGGCCCTCGACCGTCGCCATGACCGGCGACTGGCCGGTGCTGTCGGTCGACCTCCACGAGGTCGTCGCCGTGTCCGACGAACTGGTGGCCATCGTGATGTTGATCGTGGCCGCGTGGCTCCAGCAGATCTGGACCCGCGCCGATGGCACCAAGTGGCTCGTCGTCCTCGACGAGTGCTGGCGGATGCTCGGCCACCTCGCCCTGGCCCGGTGGCTGCGGGCCTCGGCGAAGGTCGCCCGCCAGTACCAGACCGCGTTCATCTACGTCCTCCACCGCTACTCCGACCTCGCGGCGGCCGGCGAGGCGGGCTCGGAACAGGTCCGCGTCGCCGAAGGGCTCCTCGCCGATGCCGAGACCCGGGTGATCTACCGCCAACCCGACGGAGAGACGGCCAACCTGCGCCAGCTGGCCGGGCTCACCAGCGAGGAGATCCGCTGGGTCGGCGGGCTCCCCCAGGGCGTCGCCCTGTGGCGGGTCGGGCGCCGCTCGGCGGTGGTCCGCCACGAGCTGACCGCCTGGGAGGCCCCGCTGGTCGACACCGACACCGGCCTCGCCGGCCTCTACCAGGAGGCCCACACGTGA